The Christiangramia flava JLT2011 genome has a segment encoding these proteins:
- a CDS encoding GreA/GreB family elongation factor, with protein sequence MSRGFVKEEDQEEPIVIPPRAAIPAGVTNYVTPVGLQQLKDEMKQLETERANVTAENDTEKRRAQSLIDGKMKLLAERLQTARLLKPEDQPKDEVRFGATVSLQQLSTRKNQKFQIVGVDEADVKKSKIAFVAPLARAITGAKVGDEVAFQLGNEVRKLKILEINYSS encoded by the coding sequence ATGAGTCGAGGATTTGTAAAGGAAGAAGACCAGGAAGAACCAATAGTTATCCCACCAAGAGCGGCAATTCCAGCTGGCGTAACGAATTATGTGACACCTGTCGGGCTGCAGCAACTGAAAGATGAAATGAAACAGCTCGAGACCGAACGTGCGAATGTCACTGCAGAAAATGATACTGAAAAGCGCCGTGCGCAAAGCCTGATCGATGGAAAAATGAAACTGTTGGCCGAGCGTCTTCAAACTGCGAGGCTACTTAAACCGGAAGATCAACCGAAGGATGAAGTTCGTTTTGGCGCTACCGTGAGCCTGCAACAACTAAGTACGCGAAAAAATCAGAAATTCCAGATCGTTGGAGTAGATGAGGCCGACGTCAAAAAAAGTAAGATCGCGTTTGTGGCTCCACTGGCCAGGGCGATTACAGGCGCGAAAGTAGGAGACGAAGTAGCTTTTCAGCTTGGGAATGAAGTACGAAAACTCAAAATTCTGGAAATCAATTATTCTTCCTGA
- a CDS encoding SLC13 family permease, with protein MTPEILILFGIIITVIILFALEVFPVDKIAFFIMISLLLANFVSPEEAISGFSSPATITVLALMIIAIGLETNGVIDWLAGGLRKLEKLPLLLMIPVFMLIAGSISAFINTTAVVIVFVKIINELSLKFDIPQSKLLLPVSFAGIIGGSCTLMGTSTNLIVNSIAIKRGVERFSFFEFSWLGLIFLIITVVVVSLLSRFLPRKGQSGINEAYDLDEFITKIIIPENSELIGQNLGDSFMKEGDIEIIRLKRSGIINDHPGKYTTLQGGDQLLLRCGIKQLMKLKQSEDFTIIKNLEKNQQEPDTETKEEDIQLIEILMLPNSPLIGKSIRTVGWYDLHGALPLAIRKRRNLRNPHRRIFDKKRDEIELRVGDRLLVEVSDDALAQLQKMDNITILQEHQDVHASTRFKRNLSLGILLLVIGLSAFSIFPILKSALVGVFLMIFFKCIDLGKVYSQVNWQIIFLLAGMIPLGVAMNNTGADTWLAEQLLEFFGDKSNYIVIGFLFLVTMFLSGFISNNATAIIIAPIAITIALSLKLDPKPFVLAVLFGANFSFFTPIGYQTNTIIYGMGIYRFKHFLMIGGALSLVLWIVATFLLSRGL; from the coding sequence ATGACCCCAGAGATTCTTATTCTTTTCGGAATTATCATCACGGTGATCATCCTGTTCGCTTTGGAAGTATTTCCGGTAGATAAGATTGCTTTTTTTATCATGATCAGCCTTTTACTGGCCAATTTTGTGAGTCCGGAAGAGGCAATTTCAGGGTTTTCCAGCCCCGCGACGATTACCGTTTTGGCGCTGATGATCATCGCAATAGGCCTGGAAACCAATGGCGTGATCGACTGGCTGGCTGGAGGACTCCGGAAACTGGAAAAACTACCCTTACTGCTAATGATCCCGGTTTTTATGCTGATAGCTGGCAGTATTTCGGCATTTATCAACACTACCGCCGTAGTGATCGTATTCGTGAAGATCATCAATGAACTTTCTTTAAAATTCGATATTCCGCAGTCCAAATTATTATTACCTGTTTCTTTCGCGGGGATCATTGGCGGAAGCTGCACGCTCATGGGAACTTCCACGAACCTGATCGTGAATTCCATCGCCATCAAACGCGGCGTAGAGCGGTTTTCGTTTTTTGAATTCAGCTGGCTCGGCCTGATTTTTTTAATAATAACCGTTGTTGTGGTGAGTTTGCTGAGCAGGTTTCTTCCGCGGAAAGGCCAGTCGGGAATCAACGAGGCCTACGACCTGGATGAGTTCATTACCAAGATCATCATCCCGGAAAACTCCGAACTTATCGGGCAGAATTTAGGAGATAGTTTTATGAAAGAAGGTGATATTGAGATTATCCGGCTGAAGCGCAGCGGGATCATCAACGATCACCCCGGAAAATACACGACACTTCAGGGCGGCGACCAGCTGCTGCTTCGGTGCGGTATCAAGCAGCTCATGAAGCTGAAGCAGTCTGAAGATTTCACGATCATTAAAAACCTGGAAAAAAACCAGCAGGAACCTGATACGGAAACAAAAGAGGAAGATATCCAGTTAATTGAAATTCTGATGTTGCCCAATTCGCCACTGATTGGTAAAAGCATCAGGACAGTTGGCTGGTATGATCTACACGGGGCACTTCCTCTGGCGATCAGGAAAAGGCGCAATCTTCGCAACCCGCACCGAAGGATATTTGATAAAAAACGAGACGAGATCGAACTGCGAGTGGGAGATCGTTTGCTGGTTGAAGTTTCAGACGATGCCCTGGCGCAACTTCAGAAAATGGATAATATCACGATTCTTCAGGAACACCAGGATGTGCATGCCAGTACTCGTTTTAAACGGAATTTATCACTGGGAATTCTATTACTGGTCATTGGTCTTTCTGCTTTTTCCATTTTCCCTATTCTGAAAAGCGCGCTGGTAGGCGTATTCCTGATGATCTTCTTCAAATGTATCGATCTTGGGAAAGTATATTCCCAGGTGAACTGGCAAATCATTTTCCTGCTGGCTGGCATGATTCCCCTTGGAGTGGCGATGAACAACACGGGAGCCGATACGTGGCTGGCCGAGCAGCTGCTGGAATTCTTTGGAGATAAGTCTAATTATATCGTGATTGGTTTTTTATTCCTGGTTACGATGTTCCTCAGTGGGTTCATTTCCAACAATGCTACAGCCATTATTATTGCTCCTATCGCAATCACGATCGCTTTGTCGCTGAAACTGGATCCAAAACCTTTTGTGCTGGCGGTACTTTTTGGGGCAAATTTCAGCTTTTTCACCCCTATCGGCTACCAGACCAACACCATCATCTACGGAATGGGAATTTACCGTTTCAAACATTTTTTAATGATTGGTGGCGCGCTGTCGCTCGTGCTCTGGATTGTGGCAACCTTTCTTTTATCTCGCGGATTATAG
- a CDS encoding glycosyltransferase has translation MPKLLVIGHTFPEPSSTAAGTRMLQLLDFFLAEGYEIFFGSTAARTERSARLSEKGIGLLELKLNDSEMDEKFQTLAPDVVLFDRFMTEEQFGWKIDENCPRAMKILDTEDLHFLRAARDQAYRTAQPEDSFYFSDIAKREISAMYRCDLNLIISRKEWEILEEHFSFPKEQLFYLPFLIEPAESAQPGFTEKKDFMSIGNFLHKPNRDAVIYLKGNLWKPIRQKLPEANLYIYGAYPDRKILALHDPENGFLVQGHVEDAFSVFRKHKVLLAPLRFGAGLKGKFFDAMQTGTPSITFPVGAEGIAEAASWPGKICQDTEGFVKESVALYQDQTSWEQSVLKGEKVLENFRTALFSNQFQSRIHEISAAIEKHRSGNFTGEMMKFHLMRSTRFLSKYIEIKNKKTAG, from the coding sequence ATGCCGAAATTGCTTGTTATTGGTCATACTTTTCCCGAGCCTTCCTCAACAGCTGCCGGAACACGAATGCTGCAGTTGCTCGATTTTTTTTTAGCTGAAGGCTATGAGATCTTCTTCGGAAGTACTGCTGCAAGAACCGAAAGATCGGCCCGTCTTTCTGAAAAGGGTATTGGTTTACTGGAACTGAAGCTGAACGATTCCGAAATGGATGAAAAATTCCAAACGCTGGCCCCGGATGTGGTGTTATTCGATCGTTTTATGACCGAAGAACAATTTGGCTGGAAGATCGATGAAAATTGCCCTCGGGCCATGAAAATACTGGATACGGAAGATCTTCATTTTTTAAGGGCTGCACGCGATCAGGCATACAGAACAGCGCAACCTGAAGACAGTTTTTATTTTTCAGATATCGCCAAAAGGGAAATTTCAGCCATGTATCGCTGTGATCTGAACCTGATCATTTCCCGAAAAGAATGGGAAATCCTCGAGGAACATTTCTCCTTTCCCAAAGAACAGCTCTTTTATTTACCATTTTTAATCGAACCGGCTGAAAGTGCACAACCAGGTTTTACTGAAAAAAAAGATTTTATGTCTATCGGGAATTTTTTGCATAAGCCCAATCGAGACGCCGTAATCTATCTGAAAGGAAATCTTTGGAAACCGATTAGGCAAAAACTGCCAGAAGCAAATCTCTACATTTACGGCGCTTATCCCGATCGTAAAATTTTAGCCCTTCACGATCCTGAAAATGGTTTTCTGGTCCAAGGGCATGTGGAAGATGCTTTTTCCGTTTTTCGAAAACACAAGGTATTGCTGGCACCCCTGCGATTTGGTGCAGGCTTGAAGGGAAAATTCTTTGACGCGATGCAAACTGGAACGCCTTCGATCACATTTCCTGTGGGCGCAGAAGGTATTGCGGAAGCGGCGAGCTGGCCTGGGAAGATCTGCCAGGATACCGAAGGATTTGTGAAGGAATCAGTAGCCTTGTATCAGGATCAGACCAGCTGGGAACAATCGGTTTTAAAAGGGGAAAAAGTTTTAGAAAATTTCCGCACAGCGCTTTTCAGCAACCAGTTCCAAAGTAGGATACATGAAATTTCCGCAGCTATTGAAAAACATCGATCGGGTAATTTTACCGGGGAAATGATGAAATTTCATCTGATGCGCAGTACGCGTTTTCTTTCCAAATACATCGAGATCAAGAATAAAAAAACCGCCGGCTGA
- a CDS encoding FKBP-type peptidyl-prolyl cis-trans isomerase — protein sequence MSQVKQNDTVKVHYTGKLTDGQVFDSSVERGEPIEFTLGQGQLIPGFEKGLIDMKVNEKKTINIPKEEAYGEPKAELIQEVEKSQLPDELKPEVGMPLVSKTPDGREINLTVTEVKDASIVVDANHPLAGKDLVFDLEVVEIK from the coding sequence ATGAGTCAAGTAAAACAAAATGACACCGTTAAGGTTCATTACACAGGAAAATTAACAGATGGACAAGTTTTCGATAGTTCTGTTGAAAGAGGAGAACCAATCGAATTCACTCTGGGGCAGGGCCAGCTGATTCCTGGTTTTGAAAAAGGCCTTATCGACATGAAAGTGAACGAGAAAAAGACCATCAATATACCTAAAGAAGAAGCTTATGGAGAGCCAAAAGCTGAATTGATCCAGGAAGTAGAGAAATCTCAGCTTCCAGACGAATTGAAACCAGAAGTTGGAATGCCATTGGTTTCCAAAACTCCAGACGGTCGTGAGATCAATCTTACGGTTACGGAAGTAAAGGATGCAAGCATCGTAGTAGACGCAAACCATCCACTAGCCGGGAAAGACCTGGTTTTTGACCTGGAAGTGGTAGAGATCAAGTAA
- a CDS encoding OsmC family protein: MKRKGSAVWNGSLKEGSGTVSLESGILKDTTYSFKTRFEDGKNGTNPEELIGAAHAGCFSMQLSANLTEEGFAPDKLETTSEITFEDGKVTKSHLVLKAAVPGIDEDKFDEIVQDAKNNCPISQLLNAEITLSYDLN, translated from the coding sequence ATGAAAAGAAAAGGATCAGCCGTATGGAACGGTTCACTTAAAGAAGGATCAGGAACAGTAAGCCTGGAAAGCGGAATTTTAAAGGATACCACGTATTCTTTCAAGACCAGGTTCGAAGACGGGAAGAATGGTACAAACCCGGAAGAACTCATCGGTGCGGCGCACGCAGGTTGTTTCAGTATGCAGCTGTCTGCCAATCTAACAGAAGAAGGTTTTGCGCCAGATAAACTGGAAACTACTTCCGAAATTACTTTTGAAGATGGGAAAGTCACCAAATCTCACTTGGTGCTGAAAGCCGCTGTACCGGGAATCGATGAAGATAAATTTGATGAAATTGTACAGGATGCCAAGAACAACTGTCCGATCTCACAACTGCTAAATGCCGAAATTACTTTAAGCTACGATCTCAACTAG
- a CDS encoding aspartate kinase — protein MKVLKFGGTSVGTAASIRNVLKIVNGIEGHRLLVLSAMSGVTNMLVQFAEASKTKNEEQISAIISELQLKHFEAIEELLPESVFQQETKDQILSYLEELRSFSTEAFSAETEAKITTIGETMLTYIVSRYFSAAGLPNQLLNAKTFMQVSNLENPDTQKVGNLIQQELDQSQDLFITQGFVRLDATGAISTLKRGGSDYTATIIGAALDAEEVQIWTDISGIHNNDPRFVENTHAISELSFEEAAELAYFGAKILHPQTISPVIGKDIPVFLKNTFTPEAAGTCITAEVAQKGLKAISAKDGITAIKIKSNRMLMAHGFLKKIFEIFDKYETAIDMITTSEIAISLTIDDTHNLEAISRELTEYGEISVDSDHSIICVVGEGLIEDRNTSRLFEILQDVPVRMISYGGSKNNISLLVDTRHKVEVLQKLNEKLFVNPQVAMAEI, from the coding sequence ATGAAAGTTTTAAAATTTGGAGGAACATCAGTAGGTACAGCGGCAAGCATTCGCAACGTACTGAAGATCGTGAATGGTATTGAAGGACACAGGCTATTGGTACTTTCGGCTATGAGCGGGGTAACCAATATGCTGGTACAATTCGCTGAAGCTTCGAAAACCAAAAATGAAGAGCAAATTAGCGCGATCATTTCTGAACTTCAGCTAAAGCATTTTGAAGCGATCGAAGAGCTGCTTCCGGAAAGTGTTTTTCAGCAGGAAACTAAAGATCAAATCCTTTCATATTTGGAAGAATTACGGTCATTTTCTACTGAAGCTTTTTCCGCAGAAACCGAAGCCAAGATCACGACTATTGGAGAAACCATGCTCACTTATATCGTCAGCCGATATTTTAGTGCCGCGGGACTTCCCAATCAATTGCTGAACGCCAAAACTTTCATGCAGGTTTCCAATCTGGAAAATCCAGATACCCAAAAGGTCGGAAACCTGATTCAGCAGGAGCTGGATCAGTCGCAGGATCTTTTTATTACGCAGGGATTTGTGCGGTTGGATGCTACCGGCGCTATAAGCACTTTAAAGCGCGGCGGCAGCGACTACACGGCTACTATTATCGGGGCTGCGTTGGATGCGGAAGAGGTGCAGATCTGGACTGACATTAGTGGGATTCACAATAACGATCCGCGTTTTGTGGAGAATACCCACGCCATTTCTGAACTGAGTTTCGAAGAAGCGGCCGAGCTTGCCTATTTTGGCGCTAAAATCCTGCATCCTCAAACCATTTCACCGGTCATTGGAAAAGATATCCCGGTATTTTTGAAAAATACCTTTACGCCAGAGGCCGCCGGAACCTGCATCACAGCAGAAGTTGCTCAAAAAGGCCTAAAAGCGATCTCTGCGAAAGATGGCATTACCGCTATTAAGATCAAGAGTAACCGGATGCTTATGGCTCATGGTTTCCTGAAAAAGATTTTTGAGATATTTGATAAATACGAGACTGCGATCGATATGATCACCACTTCTGAGATCGCGATTTCCCTTACTATTGACGATACGCATAACCTGGAGGCAATCTCCCGCGAATTGACCGAATACGGCGAGATAAGCGTGGACAGCGATCACAGCATCATTTGCGTGGTAGGCGAGGGGCTTATCGAAGATCGCAATACTTCCCGTTTGTTCGAGATCCTGCAGGATGTTCCTGTACGGATGATCTCTTACGGAGGAAGCAAAAACAATATATCGCTGCTTGTAGATACACGACATAAAGTGGAAGTTTTACAGAAACTGAACGAAAAGTTATTCGTCAATCCACAGGTAGCGATGGCAGAAATTTAG
- a CDS encoding N-formylglutamate amidohydrolase, which translates to MKLLLSCEHAFNTIPQPFESYFTAASEILDSHRGYDPGAYDLFRYLEPLSDFSIHQEIGRLLIETNRSLHHASLFSEFSRKMSSEEKEQLISTYYESYRNRVEEFIEDHIAKSEILHLSVHSFTPVWKGQERNAEIGILYDPSKIPEKEYANLLRQQLKALFPQLRIRRNYPYLGKSDGLPTYLRKKFPGKYSGIELEVNQKLVNDNTFKTDLKMGIYRAVEKLLK; encoded by the coding sequence ATGAAACTTTTGCTCAGCTGCGAACACGCCTTTAACACGATTCCGCAACCATTCGAATCCTATTTTACCGCTGCTTCTGAAATTCTCGATTCTCACCGTGGTTACGATCCGGGAGCTTATGATCTTTTCAGGTATCTCGAACCATTAAGCGATTTTTCCATCCATCAGGAAATTGGACGATTGCTTATTGAAACCAATCGATCGCTACATCATGCTTCCCTTTTTTCCGAATTTTCACGAAAGATGTCTTCCGAAGAAAAGGAACAACTCATTTCCACCTATTATGAATCCTATCGCAACCGGGTAGAAGAATTTATAGAAGATCATATTGCGAAATCGGAAATTCTCCACCTTTCCGTTCATAGTTTCACACCCGTGTGGAAAGGGCAGGAGCGGAATGCCGAAATTGGAATTTTGTATGACCCTTCCAAGATTCCGGAAAAAGAATATGCGAACCTATTGAGGCAGCAACTGAAGGCTTTGTTTCCGCAGCTGCGAATTCGCCGAAATTATCCATACCTGGGAAAATCTGATGGATTGCCTACCTATCTTCGGAAGAAATTCCCTGGAAAATATTCGGGAATAGAACTGGAAGTTAATCAGAAACTGGTAAACGACAATACTTTTAAAACTGATTTAAAAATGGGTATTTATCGAGCTGTGGAGAAGCTGCTGAAATAA
- a CDS encoding Gfo/Idh/MocA family protein: MKEKKIEEKKPNSRRDFLKSTALAAGAFMIVPRHVLGGPGYTAPSDKLVIAGIGAGGKGESDIWNFYQSGKAEIAFLCDVDDRRAATSRERFPKAKYYKDWRELMDKEHKNFDAVSVSTPDHNHAVQAMAAMERGKHVYVQKPLTHDIYEARMLAEAAKRNKVVTQMGNQGASNDGTRLMKEWYEAGLIGDVEEVYVWTNRPVWPQGIPWPKGKNEVPAELDWDLWLGTAPYKDYVDGLVPFNWRGWWDYGTGALGDMGCHLIEPPFNILDLKYPKDVECSVGTVYVDEFQQGYFPESCPPSSHVTMTFDSKDNKDIRLHWMDGGIKPTRPEELGPEETFGDGGNGALLIGTKGKMMCGTYSENPQLLPTTKTSEVSVPQKYERVPEGANGHYAQWVEAAIAGYGNKTVSSPFEIAGPLTESLLIANLAIRGYDVQRKVKNEKGEERIVYPGRDIKMVWDAENMKVTNFEEANQFVKRQYRDGYSLKS; encoded by the coding sequence ATGAAAGAAAAGAAAATCGAAGAGAAGAAACCCAATTCCAGAAGGGATTTCCTCAAATCTACCGCTTTGGCTGCAGGCGCTTTTATGATCGTTCCGCGACACGTGCTTGGTGGCCCGGGCTACACCGCTCCAAGTGATAAACTCGTGATTGCCGGTATTGGTGCCGGTGGAAAAGGAGAAAGCGATATCTGGAATTTTTATCAAAGCGGAAAGGCAGAAATTGCTTTTTTATGTGATGTAGATGACAGGCGCGCCGCCACTTCCAGGGAACGCTTCCCAAAAGCCAAATATTATAAAGACTGGCGCGAACTGATGGATAAAGAACATAAAAATTTTGATGCTGTTTCCGTTTCGACTCCAGATCATAACCATGCCGTACAGGCCATGGCTGCGATGGAACGAGGGAAACATGTATATGTTCAGAAGCCGCTGACGCACGACATTTATGAGGCACGTATGCTGGCTGAAGCTGCTAAAAGAAACAAAGTTGTAACGCAAATGGGAAACCAGGGAGCTTCAAATGACGGGACCCGACTTATGAAGGAATGGTACGAAGCGGGTTTAATTGGAGATGTGGAAGAAGTGTACGTTTGGACCAACAGGCCAGTGTGGCCGCAGGGAATTCCATGGCCAAAAGGTAAGAATGAAGTTCCTGCCGAACTCGACTGGGATCTATGGCTGGGAACAGCTCCTTATAAAGATTATGTAGACGGGCTGGTACCCTTCAACTGGCGCGGCTGGTGGGATTACGGAACTGGCGCGCTTGGAGATATGGGTTGCCACCTTATTGAGCCGCCATTCAATATTCTGGACCTGAAATATCCGAAAGATGTGGAATGTAGCGTAGGAACGGTATATGTAGACGAATTCCAGCAGGGTTACTTCCCGGAAAGTTGTCCGCCATCTAGTCATGTCACGATGACGTTCGACAGTAAAGATAATAAGGATATTCGTCTTCACTGGATGGATGGAGGTATCAAACCAACCCGTCCTGAAGAACTAGGACCCGAAGAAACATTTGGTGATGGCGGGAACGGCGCATTACTGATCGGGACCAAAGGAAAAATGATGTGCGGAACCTACAGTGAAAATCCGCAATTATTGCCAACCACTAAAACCAGCGAAGTTAGCGTTCCGCAGAAATATGAGCGTGTTCCTGAAGGTGCCAACGGGCATTATGCACAGTGGGTAGAAGCAGCGATCGCCGGTTACGGTAATAAAACGGTAAGCTCGCCTTTTGAAATTGCAGGCCCGTTAACCGAGTCTCTACTGATCGCCAACCTGGCTATTCGCGGTTACGATGTACAGCGAAAAGTGAAAAATGAAAAAGGGGAGGAGCGCATTGTATACCCTGGAAGAGATATTAAAATGGTTTGGGATGCTGAAAATATGAAAGTTACTAACTTTGAAGAAGCGAACCAATTTGTGAAAAGACAATATCGAGATGGGTATAGTCTGAAATCTTAA
- a CDS encoding transporter substrate-binding domain-containing protein: MRHKYFLFFISLFCGFLSFSQNDSLVASEKLVIGITETPPFVMKTPGGYSGLSVKSWKLVNDELRSDYEFREYDGLKELLNAVETGEVDLSINPITVTDSRMKRMDFSQPYFISHTSIAKKKESAVLKHLANLFSWDFFSIVLLLLLVIFIFGFLVWIFERKRNQEEFGTGLKGIMQGFWWSAVTMTTVGYGDKSPRTTGGRVIGLIWMFMAVIIISSFTAGIASSLTVKSINEEINGIQDLGRFDVMTVSSSSSDELLQLYNIDKNLVSNGAEGIEAVLKDEAALFVYDEPILKYEIERQKLQDKIEVLEQSLKKDYYSYAFPKNSNLLKKINPILVHTLKTMEWSTLTKEYY; this comes from the coding sequence ATGCGTCACAAATATTTCCTCTTTTTCATCAGCCTGTTTTGCGGATTTCTATCATTTTCTCAGAATGACAGCCTGGTAGCTTCAGAAAAACTGGTAATCGGCATTACAGAAACACCGCCATTCGTGATGAAGACTCCCGGAGGTTATTCCGGTTTAAGTGTTAAATCGTGGAAACTGGTGAATGATGAACTCAGAAGTGATTACGAATTTCGGGAATACGACGGGTTGAAGGAATTACTGAATGCTGTGGAAACCGGCGAAGTAGACCTGAGCATCAACCCAATTACGGTAACTGATAGCCGTATGAAACGAATGGATTTTTCCCAACCCTATTTCATTTCTCACACCAGCATTGCCAAAAAAAAGGAATCTGCGGTCCTTAAACACCTAGCGAACCTTTTCAGCTGGGATTTCTTTTCGATCGTACTCCTGCTGCTTCTGGTGATCTTCATATTTGGGTTTTTAGTATGGATCTTTGAAAGAAAGCGGAATCAGGAGGAATTTGGAACCGGTTTAAAAGGCATTATGCAAGGGTTCTGGTGGAGCGCGGTGACAATGACAACCGTGGGTTACGGAGATAAATCGCCAAGGACAACCGGAGGGCGCGTTATAGGGTTAATCTGGATGTTCATGGCTGTGATCATCATCTCCAGTTTTACGGCCGGGATCGCATCCTCGCTAACCGTAAAATCGATCAACGAAGAAATCAACGGCATCCAGGATCTCGGAAGGTTTGATGTAATGACGGTTTCCAGTTCCAGTTCAGATGAATTGCTGCAACTCTACAATATCGATAAAAATCTTGTTAGTAATGGTGCGGAAGGAATTGAAGCGGTTCTCAAAGACGAGGCGGCCTTATTCGTTTACGATGAACCTATTTTAAAATACGAGATCGAAAGGCAAAAACTTCAGGATAAAATTGAAGTTCTGGAACAAAGCCTGAAAAAAGACTATTACAGCTATGCCTTTCCGAAGAATTCCAATTTGCTGAAGAAGATCAATCCTATCCTCGTTCACACGCTGAAAACGATGGAATGGTCTACACTTACTAAAGAATATTATTAA
- a CDS encoding 3D domain-containing protein has translation MTQFLLFYITPGKFRFLLVLTGLFLVTACGERQKLQENEVDWDTICVTATAYNSVHYQTEDNPRITAWGDTLRPGMNAIAVSRDLLKMGLDHDSQIKIEGFDSIFLVKDKMHYRWRNRIDIYMGQNVSKAREFGRKKINIAYIFQKDTTR, from the coding sequence ATGACTCAATTCCTGTTATTTTATATTACGCCTGGTAAGTTCCGGTTTTTGCTGGTCCTTACCGGGCTTTTTCTTGTTACTGCCTGTGGTGAACGCCAGAAACTTCAGGAAAATGAAGTAGACTGGGATACGATTTGTGTGACGGCCACCGCATACAATTCGGTACATTATCAAACAGAAGATAATCCCCGTATTACCGCCTGGGGTGATACCCTTAGGCCCGGAATGAATGCAATTGCTGTTTCCAGAGATCTCCTCAAAATGGGACTGGATCATGATTCGCAGATCAAAATTGAAGGTTTTGACAGCATATTCCTGGTTAAAGACAAAATGCACTATCGATGGAGAAACCGGATCGACATTTATATGGGCCAGAATGTTTCTAAAGCCCGGGAATTTGGGCGTAAAAAGATCAATATCGCCTATATTTTTCAGAAAGACACGACCCGCTAA